The Symphalangus syndactylus isolate Jambi chromosome 11, NHGRI_mSymSyn1-v2.1_pri, whole genome shotgun sequence genome contains a region encoding:
- the DPEP2 gene encoding dipeptidase 2 isoform X2: MAVWVPALLSECSLAVARCLLHSHPFTGVLGRLSDTPACPALHNMQPSGLEGPGTFGRWPLLSLLLLLLLLLLLLQPVTCAYTTPGPPRALTTLGAPRAHTMPGTYAPSTTLSSPSTQGLREQARALMREFPLVDGHNDLPLVLRQVYQKGLQDVNLRNFSYGQTNLDRLRDGLVGAQFWSAYVPCQTQDRDALRLTLEQIDLIRRMCASYSELELVTSAKALNDTQKLACLIGVEGGHSLDNSLSILRTFYMLGVRYLTLTHTCNTPWAESSAKGVHSFYNNISGLTDFGEKVVAEMNRLGMMVDLSHVSDSVARRALEVSQAPVIFSHSAARSVCNSARNVPDDILQLLKKNGGVVMVSLSMGVIQCNPSANVSTVADHFDHIKAVIGSKFIGIGGDYDGAGKFPQGLEDVSTYPVLIEELLSRGWSEEELQGVLRGNLLRVFRQVEKVQEENKWQSPLEDKFPDEQLSSSCHSDLSRLRQRQSLTSGQKLAEIPIHWTPKLSAKWSLSESSPYMAPVLAVVATFPVLILWL; the protein is encoded by the exons ATGGCTGTGTGGGTTCCTGCTCTGTTGAGTGAATGTTCCCTGGCAGTGGCCAGATGCTTGCTCCACTCTCATCCCTTCACTGGGGTCCTGGGCAG GCTCTCTGACACCCCTGCCTGCCCGGCCCTGCACAACATGCAGCCCTCGGGCCTCGAGGGTCCTGGCACGTTTGGTCGGTGGCCTCTGCTGAGTctgctgctcctgctcctgctcctgctgctgctgctccagcCTGTAACCTGCGCCTACACCACGCCAGGCCCCCCCAGAGCCCTCACCACGCTGGGCGCCCCCAGAGCCCACACCATGCCGGGCACCTATGCTCCCTCGACCACACTCAGTAGTCCCAGCACCCAGGGCCTGCGAGAGCAGGCACGGGCCCTGATGCGGGAATTCCCACTCGTGGACGG CCACAACGACCTGCCCCTGGTCCTAAGGCAGGTTTACCAGAAAGGGCTACAGGATGTTAACCTGCGCAATTTCAGCTACGGCCAGACCAACCTGGACAGGCTTAGAGATGGCCTCGTGGGCGCCCAG TTCTGGTCAGCCTATGTGCCATGCCAGACCCAGGACCGGGATGCCCTGCGCCTCACCCTGGAGCAGATTGACCTCATACGCCGCATGTGTGCCTCCTATTCTGAGCTGGAGCTTGTGACCTCGGCTAAAG CTCTGAACGACACACAGAAATTGGCCTGCCTCATCGGTGTGGAGGGTGGTCACTCACTGGACAATAGCCTCTCCATCTTACGTACCTTCTACATGCTAGGAGTGCGCTACCTGACGCTCACCCACACCTGCAACACGCCCTG GGCAGAGAGCTCAGCTAAGGGCGTCCACTCCTTCTACAACAACATCAGCGGGCTGACTGACTTTGGTGAG AAGGTGGTAGCAGAAATGAACCGCCTGGGCATGATGGTAGACTTGTCCCACGTCTCAGATTCTGTGGCACGGCGGGCCCTGGAAGTGTCACAGGCACCTGTGATCTTCTCCCACTCGGCTGCCCGGAGTGTGTGCAACAGTGCTCGGAATGTTCCTGATGACATCCTGCAGCTTCTG AAGAAGAACGGTGGCGTCGTGATGGTGTCTTTGTCCATGGGAGTAATACAGTGCAACCCATCAGCCAATGTGTCCACTGTGGCAG aTCACTTCGACCACATCAAGGCAGTCATCGGATCCAAGTTCATCGGGATTGGCGGAGATTATGATGGGGCTGGCAA ATTCCCTCAGGGGCTGGAAGACGTGTCCACATACCCGGTCCTGATAGAGGAGCTGCTGAGTCGTGGCTGGAGTGAGGAAGAGCTTCAGGGTGTCCTTCGCGGAAACCTGCTGCGGGTCTTCAGACAAGTGGAAAAG gtacaggaagaaaacaaatggcAAAGTCCCTTGGAGGACAAGTTCCCGGATGAGCAGCTGAGCAGTTCCTGCCACTCCGACCTCTCACGTCTGCgtcagagacagagtctgacttcAGGCCAGAAACTCGCTGAGATTCCCATACACTGGACACCCAAGTTATCAGCCAAGTGGTCACTCTCAGAGTCCTCCCCCTACATGGCCCCAGTCCTCGCAGTTGTGGCCACCTTCCCGGTCCTTATTCTGTGGCTCTGA
- the DPEP2 gene encoding dipeptidase 2 isoform X3: MQPSGLEGPGTFGRWPLLSLLLLLLLLLLLLQPVTCAYTTPGPPRALTTLGAPRAHTMPGTYAPSTTLSSPSTQGLREQARALMREFPLVDGHNDLPLVLRQVYQKGLQDVNLRNFSYGQTNLDRLRDGLVGAQFWSAYVPCQTQDRDALRLTLEQIDLIRRMCASYSELELVTSAKALNDTQKLACLIGVEGGHSLDNSLSILRTFYMLGVRYLTLTHTCNTPWAESSAKGVHSFYNNISGLTDFGEKVVAEMNRLGMMVDLSHVSDSVARRALEVSQAPVIFSHSAARSVCNSARNVPDDILQLLKKNGGVVMVSLSMGVIQCNPSANVSTVADHFDHIKAVIGSKFIGIGGDYDGAGKFPQGLEDVSTYPVLIEELLSRGWSEEELQGVLRGNLLRVFRQVEKVQEENKWQSPLEDKFPDEQLSSSCHSDLSRLRQRQSLTSGQKLAEIPIHWTPKLSAKWSLSESSPYMAPVLAVVATFPVLILWL, from the exons ATGCAGCCCTCGGGCCTCGAGGGTCCTGGCACGTTTGGTCGGTGGCCTCTGCTGAGTctgctgctcctgctcctgctcctgctgctgctgctccagcCTGTAACCTGCGCCTACACCACGCCAGGCCCCCCCAGAGCCCTCACCACGCTGGGCGCCCCCAGAGCCCACACCATGCCGGGCACCTATGCTCCCTCGACCACACTCAGTAGTCCCAGCACCCAGGGCCTGCGAGAGCAGGCACGGGCCCTGATGCGGGAATTCCCACTCGTGGACGG CCACAACGACCTGCCCCTGGTCCTAAGGCAGGTTTACCAGAAAGGGCTACAGGATGTTAACCTGCGCAATTTCAGCTACGGCCAGACCAACCTGGACAGGCTTAGAGATGGCCTCGTGGGCGCCCAG TTCTGGTCAGCCTATGTGCCATGCCAGACCCAGGACCGGGATGCCCTGCGCCTCACCCTGGAGCAGATTGACCTCATACGCCGCATGTGTGCCTCCTATTCTGAGCTGGAGCTTGTGACCTCGGCTAAAG CTCTGAACGACACACAGAAATTGGCCTGCCTCATCGGTGTGGAGGGTGGTCACTCACTGGACAATAGCCTCTCCATCTTACGTACCTTCTACATGCTAGGAGTGCGCTACCTGACGCTCACCCACACCTGCAACACGCCCTG GGCAGAGAGCTCAGCTAAGGGCGTCCACTCCTTCTACAACAACATCAGCGGGCTGACTGACTTTGGTGAG AAGGTGGTAGCAGAAATGAACCGCCTGGGCATGATGGTAGACTTGTCCCACGTCTCAGATTCTGTGGCACGGCGGGCCCTGGAAGTGTCACAGGCACCTGTGATCTTCTCCCACTCGGCTGCCCGGAGTGTGTGCAACAGTGCTCGGAATGTTCCTGATGACATCCTGCAGCTTCTG AAGAAGAACGGTGGCGTCGTGATGGTGTCTTTGTCCATGGGAGTAATACAGTGCAACCCATCAGCCAATGTGTCCACTGTGGCAG aTCACTTCGACCACATCAAGGCAGTCATCGGATCCAAGTTCATCGGGATTGGCGGAGATTATGATGGGGCTGGCAA ATTCCCTCAGGGGCTGGAAGACGTGTCCACATACCCGGTCCTGATAGAGGAGCTGCTGAGTCGTGGCTGGAGTGAGGAAGAGCTTCAGGGTGTCCTTCGCGGAAACCTGCTGCGGGTCTTCAGACAAGTGGAAAAG gtacaggaagaaaacaaatggcAAAGTCCCTTGGAGGACAAGTTCCCGGATGAGCAGCTGAGCAGTTCCTGCCACTCCGACCTCTCACGTCTGCgtcagagacagagtctgacttcAGGCCAGAAACTCGCTGAGATTCCCATACACTGGACACCCAAGTTATCAGCCAAGTGGTCACTCTCAGAGTCCTCCCCCTACATGGCCCCAGTCCTCGCAGTTGTGGCCACCTTCCCGGTCCTTATTCTGTGGCTCTGA
- the DPEP2 gene encoding dipeptidase 2 isoform X1, whose protein sequence is MQMAVWVPALLSECSLAVARCLLHSHPFTGVLGRLSDTPACPALHNMQPSGLEGPGTFGRWPLLSLLLLLLLLLLLLQPVTCAYTTPGPPRALTTLGAPRAHTMPGTYAPSTTLSSPSTQGLREQARALMREFPLVDGHNDLPLVLRQVYQKGLQDVNLRNFSYGQTNLDRLRDGLVGAQFWSAYVPCQTQDRDALRLTLEQIDLIRRMCASYSELELVTSAKALNDTQKLACLIGVEGGHSLDNSLSILRTFYMLGVRYLTLTHTCNTPWAESSAKGVHSFYNNISGLTDFGEKVVAEMNRLGMMVDLSHVSDSVARRALEVSQAPVIFSHSAARSVCNSARNVPDDILQLLKKNGGVVMVSLSMGVIQCNPSANVSTVADHFDHIKAVIGSKFIGIGGDYDGAGKFPQGLEDVSTYPVLIEELLSRGWSEEELQGVLRGNLLRVFRQVEKVQEENKWQSPLEDKFPDEQLSSSCHSDLSRLRQRQSLTSGQKLAEIPIHWTPKLSAKWSLSESSPYMAPVLAVVATFPVLILWL, encoded by the exons ATGCAGATGGCTGTGTGGGTTCCTGCTCTGTTGAGTGAATGTTCCCTGGCAGTGGCCAGATGCTTGCTCCACTCTCATCCCTTCACTGGGGTCCTGGGCAG GCTCTCTGACACCCCTGCCTGCCCGGCCCTGCACAACATGCAGCCCTCGGGCCTCGAGGGTCCTGGCACGTTTGGTCGGTGGCCTCTGCTGAGTctgctgctcctgctcctgctcctgctgctgctgctccagcCTGTAACCTGCGCCTACACCACGCCAGGCCCCCCCAGAGCCCTCACCACGCTGGGCGCCCCCAGAGCCCACACCATGCCGGGCACCTATGCTCCCTCGACCACACTCAGTAGTCCCAGCACCCAGGGCCTGCGAGAGCAGGCACGGGCCCTGATGCGGGAATTCCCACTCGTGGACGG CCACAACGACCTGCCCCTGGTCCTAAGGCAGGTTTACCAGAAAGGGCTACAGGATGTTAACCTGCGCAATTTCAGCTACGGCCAGACCAACCTGGACAGGCTTAGAGATGGCCTCGTGGGCGCCCAG TTCTGGTCAGCCTATGTGCCATGCCAGACCCAGGACCGGGATGCCCTGCGCCTCACCCTGGAGCAGATTGACCTCATACGCCGCATGTGTGCCTCCTATTCTGAGCTGGAGCTTGTGACCTCGGCTAAAG CTCTGAACGACACACAGAAATTGGCCTGCCTCATCGGTGTGGAGGGTGGTCACTCACTGGACAATAGCCTCTCCATCTTACGTACCTTCTACATGCTAGGAGTGCGCTACCTGACGCTCACCCACACCTGCAACACGCCCTG GGCAGAGAGCTCAGCTAAGGGCGTCCACTCCTTCTACAACAACATCAGCGGGCTGACTGACTTTGGTGAG AAGGTGGTAGCAGAAATGAACCGCCTGGGCATGATGGTAGACTTGTCCCACGTCTCAGATTCTGTGGCACGGCGGGCCCTGGAAGTGTCACAGGCACCTGTGATCTTCTCCCACTCGGCTGCCCGGAGTGTGTGCAACAGTGCTCGGAATGTTCCTGATGACATCCTGCAGCTTCTG AAGAAGAACGGTGGCGTCGTGATGGTGTCTTTGTCCATGGGAGTAATACAGTGCAACCCATCAGCCAATGTGTCCACTGTGGCAG aTCACTTCGACCACATCAAGGCAGTCATCGGATCCAAGTTCATCGGGATTGGCGGAGATTATGATGGGGCTGGCAA ATTCCCTCAGGGGCTGGAAGACGTGTCCACATACCCGGTCCTGATAGAGGAGCTGCTGAGTCGTGGCTGGAGTGAGGAAGAGCTTCAGGGTGTCCTTCGCGGAAACCTGCTGCGGGTCTTCAGACAAGTGGAAAAG gtacaggaagaaaacaaatggcAAAGTCCCTTGGAGGACAAGTTCCCGGATGAGCAGCTGAGCAGTTCCTGCCACTCCGACCTCTCACGTCTGCgtcagagacagagtctgacttcAGGCCAGAAACTCGCTGAGATTCCCATACACTGGACACCCAAGTTATCAGCCAAGTGGTCACTCTCAGAGTCCTCCCCCTACATGGCCCCAGTCCTCGCAGTTGTGGCCACCTTCCCGGTCCTTATTCTGTGGCTCTGA